One segment of Meleagris gallopavo isolate NT-WF06-2002-E0010 breed Aviagen turkey brand Nicholas breeding stock chromosome 8, Turkey_5.1, whole genome shotgun sequence DNA contains the following:
- the AS3MT gene encoding arsenite methyltransferase isoform X1, with protein MGTAAVAGSRQGCVPGFEACWELTLGGSKEPGWSVAELQLEAWLPRARTAPLRTKSPRTRSTTRCRFRECGGTTAQLAAVGWPLSFLCQDYYGRVLQKSQDLKTNACITPTRPVPKAVRDALQRVHEEVVARYYGCGLIIPECLASCRVLDLGSGSGRDCYMLSQLVGEQGHVTGIDMTEAQVEVAKKHIAYHMEKFGYQKPNVEFFQGYMENLGDVGLTDESYDIVISNCVINLAPDKRAVLQEAYRVLKPGGEMYFSDVYANQHLSEAVRKHRVLWGECLTGALFWRDLYSIAKEVGFSPPCLVTASPITVSNKELERIIGDCCFVSATYRLFKVPGSSRAGPGQVIYNGGIVGHERELVFDANFTFKEGEVVDVDAEMAAILRSSRFAEKFLIQAGGTDGAVAQGCCHGKMKEKICDPFLLLQQRAAPAPACGAAGTCGLQGC; from the exons ATGGGAACGGCTGCAgttgctggcagcaggcagggctgtgtgccagGGTTTGAGGCCTGCTGGGAACTGACCTTGGGCGGGAGCAAAGAGCCGGGGTGGAGCGTGGCTGAGCTGCAACTGGAAGCA TGGCTGCCCCGTGCAAGGACTGCACCCCTCAGGACCAAATCTCCCAGGACCAGATCCACCACGAGGTGCAG GTTTCGTGAGTGTGGAGGCACCACGGCCCAGCTTGCTGCAGTCGGGTGGCCCCTGTCTTTCCTTTGCCAGGATTACTATGGCAGGGTGCTGCAGAAGTCACAGGACCTGAAAACCAACGCTTGCATCACACCGACCAGGCCTGTTCCCAAGGCGGTGAGAGATGCTCTGCAGCGTGTCCATGAGGAGGTGGTGGCCAG GTACTATGGCTGTGGCCTGATCATCCCTGAGTGCCTGGCGTCCTGCCGGGTCCTCGACCTGGGCAGCGGCAGCGGCAGGGACTGCTACATGCTGAGCCAGCTGGTGGGGGAGCAGGGCCATGTCACCGGCATCGACATGACTGAGGCACAG gTCGAAGTGGCAAAAAAGCACATTGCCTATCACATGGAGAAGTTTGGCTACCAAAAGCCAAACGTGGAATTCTTCCAGGGGTACATGGAGAACCTTGGTGATGTTGGGCTGACTGACGAGAGCTATGATATTGTCAT CTCTAACTGTGTGATCAACCTCGCCCCCGACAAGAGGGCTGTGCTTCAGGAGGCCTACCGTGTGCTGAAG cctggaggagaaaTGTACTTCAGCGATGTCTATGCCAACCAGCACCTGAGTGAAGCCGTGAGgaagcacagggtgctgtggg GAGAGTGCCTGACAGGAGCCCTGTTCTGGAGAGACTTGTACAGCATTGCCAAGGAGGTGGGTTTCAGCCCTCCCTGCCTGGTCACCGCCAGTCCCATCACTGTCAGCAACAAGGAGCTGGAGAGAATCATTG GTGACTGCTGCTTCGTCTCAGCCACGTACCGGCTCTTCAAGGTGCCAGGGAGCAGCCGGGCTGGGCCAGGCCAGGTCATCTACAATGGTGGGATTGTGGGGCATGAGCGAGAGCTGGTGTTTGATGCCAACTTCACTTTCAAG GAAGGAGAAGTGGTGGACGTGGATGCTGAAATGGCTGCGATATTGCGGAGCTCCAGGTTTGCGGAGAAGTTCCTGATCCAGGCTGGTGGAACTGATGGTGCTGTAGCACAAGGCTGCTGTCATGGGAAGATGAAG
- the AS3MT gene encoding arsenite methyltransferase isoform X2, with amino-acid sequence MAAPCKDCTPQDQISQDQIHHEVQDYYGRVLQKSQDLKTNACITPTRPVPKAVRDALQRVHEEVVARYYGCGLIIPECLASCRVLDLGSGSGRDCYMLSQLVGEQGHVTGIDMTEAQVEVAKKHIAYHMEKFGYQKPNVEFFQGYMENLGDVGLTDESYDIVISNCVINLAPDKRAVLQEAYRVLKPGGEMYFSDVYANQHLSEAVRKHRVLWGECLTGALFWRDLYSIAKEVGFSPPCLVTASPITVSNKELERIIGDCCFVSATYRLFKVPGSSRAGPGQVIYNGGIVGHERELVFDANFTFKEGEVVDVDAEMAAILRSSRFAEKFLIQAGGTDGAVAQGCCHGKMKEKICDPFLLLQQRAAPAPACGAAGTCGLQGC; translated from the exons A TGGCTGCCCCGTGCAAGGACTGCACCCCTCAGGACCAAATCTCCCAGGACCAGATCCACCACGAGGTGCAG GATTACTATGGCAGGGTGCTGCAGAAGTCACAGGACCTGAAAACCAACGCTTGCATCACACCGACCAGGCCTGTTCCCAAGGCGGTGAGAGATGCTCTGCAGCGTGTCCATGAGGAGGTGGTGGCCAG GTACTATGGCTGTGGCCTGATCATCCCTGAGTGCCTGGCGTCCTGCCGGGTCCTCGACCTGGGCAGCGGCAGCGGCAGGGACTGCTACATGCTGAGCCAGCTGGTGGGGGAGCAGGGCCATGTCACCGGCATCGACATGACTGAGGCACAG gTCGAAGTGGCAAAAAAGCACATTGCCTATCACATGGAGAAGTTTGGCTACCAAAAGCCAAACGTGGAATTCTTCCAGGGGTACATGGAGAACCTTGGTGATGTTGGGCTGACTGACGAGAGCTATGATATTGTCAT CTCTAACTGTGTGATCAACCTCGCCCCCGACAAGAGGGCTGTGCTTCAGGAGGCCTACCGTGTGCTGAAG cctggaggagaaaTGTACTTCAGCGATGTCTATGCCAACCAGCACCTGAGTGAAGCCGTGAGgaagcacagggtgctgtggg GAGAGTGCCTGACAGGAGCCCTGTTCTGGAGAGACTTGTACAGCATTGCCAAGGAGGTGGGTTTCAGCCCTCCCTGCCTGGTCACCGCCAGTCCCATCACTGTCAGCAACAAGGAGCTGGAGAGAATCATTG GTGACTGCTGCTTCGTCTCAGCCACGTACCGGCTCTTCAAGGTGCCAGGGAGCAGCCGGGCTGGGCCAGGCCAGGTCATCTACAATGGTGGGATTGTGGGGCATGAGCGAGAGCTGGTGTTTGATGCCAACTTCACTTTCAAG GAAGGAGAAGTGGTGGACGTGGATGCTGAAATGGCTGCGATATTGCGGAGCTCCAGGTTTGCGGAGAAGTTCCTGATCCAGGCTGGTGGAACTGATGGTGCTGTAGCACAAGGCTGCTGTCATGGGAAGATGAAG